Below is a window of Halobaculum lipolyticum DNA.
GGCGGCCGGAACGCGCCGGTCGCGACGAGGACGCCGTCGTCGACGCCGAGACCGTCGGGCAGGTCCACGCCCGCGAGCGCGGGCGCGTCCGCGGCGGCGACGCAGGCGAGGAAGTCGCCGCCGGGGTCGACGTAGTCGGCCGGGAGGTCCTCGTCGACGGGCGACCCCGCGGCGTCCGGGTGGTACGCGCCCGCCTCGTGCAGCGCCGCCTCGAACACCGTCGCCACCGCGGTCGCGTCGCTGGGGCGGACGCGGCGGATCGAGAACTCGTCGGACACGCGCGGGCTATCCGCGCGTCCGGGTGAACGCGTCGGCGCCCTCGTACGTCCAGTAGTCGTTGTCGCGCATCGTCTCGCCGAGCGCCTTGTGGAACGCGACGATGTCCGCGAACTCGGTGTCGTCGTCGATGTGTTGGAACACGTCCTCGACGGCGATCACGGTGTCGGCGT
It encodes the following:
- a CDS encoding DUF5785 family protein, with amino-acid sequence MSSQNWPHDPDGEQGSEGRRKYGHAVFVKKVDEEEDFPLRAGDYREEFGDHPVRLDADTVIAVEDVFQHIDDDTEFADIVAFHKALGETMRDNDYWTYEGADAFTRTRG